Proteins found in one Leishmania major strain Friedlin complete genome, chromosome 35 genomic segment:
- a CDS encoding conserved hypothetical protein (previous protein_id=AAZ14450.1), producing the protein MTGTSLEAMNGKVVVFLRTSSVARLPLYRRLRSLNVTLVLVHPFTPLPEFDGVFSHWLKHETSDVDEVHLALSAFLASCGLVPDAVVSFDEYAVYQAAVIAARLNLTPIPLPPAAVLQNNLKDMFRLFCSEHGIPSPKSVPLPVAAVLPTPGEVNNCASDADALSMAFEKARPALVKAISKTLEAEALAFPVVLKPSPGAGSLLTRLCPTLHDAVEHVWSMWTVLAGHPVTRNFAALTNSAAAGPVLEGGAAAVQILAEEFIEGQEVDMDCVIEHGVVRFCSISDNFEPSPPYFAEVGGVCPSALGHCGQCALRELLDSYVSAHGAHLHGVIHFEAKYDPARQRAYVIEVNCRPGSAETSVMIQTVYRGLNLGEALVRCALQIPIQEQLAGLFPELLAGQQEGGVEMPWQKATPSRHPEADANERIPNSAARTAVWSLLGGPSHGFFPPQCWAASVNIYPKQDGVLSKVRVPVEDASLVAFSVSARPGDAVAPPPKQFYMICWMVVQGTTEGEAKDNIRRVTDTFEQKVTLPL; encoded by the coding sequence ATGACAGGGACCTCTTTGGAGGCAATGAATGGCAAGGTGGTTGTGTTTCTCCGTACAAGCAGCGTGGCCCGTTTGCCGCTATACCGTCGCCTCCGCTCGCTCAACGTAACGCTGGTGTTGGTGCACCCCTTTACCCCATTGCCCGAGTTTGACGGTGTCTTTTCGCACTGGCTGAAGCACGAGACGAGCGACGTGGATGAGGTGCACCTTGCCTTGTCGGCCTTCCTGGCATCGTGTGGGCTCGTCCCTGACGCGGTTGTGTCCTTCGACGAGTATGCCGTCTACCAAGCGGCGGTAATTGCTGCGCGGCTGAATCTCACTCCGATCCCTCTGCCACCTGCCGCGGTTCTACAAAACAACTTGAAGGATATGTTTCGGTTGTTCTGCAGCGAACACGGCATCCCGTCGCCAAAGTCGGTGCCGCTTCCTGTAGCGGCGGTGCTTCCGACACCAGGAGAGGTGAACAACTGTGCAAGCGACGCGGATGCGCTCTCAATGGCGTTTGAGAAGGCTCGGCCGGCGCTGGTCAAGGCTATTTCCAAGACACTAGAGGCCGAGGCGCTCGCGTTCCCAGTGGTGCTAAAGCCCAGTCCAGGGGCTGGAAGCCTGTTAACCCGCTTGTGCCCCACCCTGCACGACGCGGTGGAACATGTGTGGTCTATGTGGACGGTGCTTGCGGGTCATCCAGTCACACGAAACTTTGCCGCCCTCACCAAcagtgcagcggctggaCCTGTGCTCGAAGGAGGCGCGGCCGCTGTGCAGATACTCGCGGAGGAGTTCATTGAGGGACAGGAGGTCGACATGGACTGCGTTATCGAGCACGGCGTCGTGCGCTTCTGCTCCATCTCAGACAACTTCGAACCGTCTCCGCCGTACTTTGCTGAGGTTGGCGGGGTTTGCCCATCAGCGCTGGGGCACTGTGGCCAGTGTGCCCTGCGTGAATTGCTCGACTCATACGTCTCCGCGCACGGAGCGCACTTGCACGGCGTTATTCATTTTGAAGCCAAATACGACCCAGCACGCCAGCGAGCCTACGTGATTGAAGTGAACTGTCGGCCTGGAAGCGCGGAGACCAGCGTTATGATTCAAACTGTGTATCGCGGGCTGAACTTGGGTGAGGCACTAGTGCGCTGTGCGTTGCAGATACCTATCCAGGAACAACTGGCGGGCCTTTTCCCAGAGCTTCTAGCCGGCCAGCAAGAAGGTGGTGTGGAGATGCCGTGGCAGAAGGCAACTCCATCGCGCCATCCCGAGGCGGACGCAAACGAGCGTATCCCGAACTCCGCTGCACGCACAGCGGTGTGGTCGCTGCTCGGCGGCCCGTCTCACGGATTCTTTCCACCACAGTGCTGGGCGGCGTCTGTGAACATTTATCCGAAGCAGGATGGGGTGCTGAGTAAGGTGCGTGTTCCGGTAGAGGACGCTTCGCTCGTTGCCTTCTCCGTCTCGGCGAGGCCGGGGGATGCtgtggcaccgccgccgaaaCAATTCTACATGATTTGCTGGATGGTGGTGCAAGGCACGACCGAAGGGGAGGCGAAGGACAACATCCGTCGAGTGACTGACACATTTGAGCAGAAGGTGACATTGCCGCTCTGA